One Streptomyces sp. R28 DNA window includes the following coding sequences:
- a CDS encoding LysR family transcriptional regulator — MDVELRQLRCLVAIVDEGSFTDAAIALGVSQAAVSRSLASLERNLGVRLLRRTSREVSPTGTGLRVLAHARRVLAEVDDLVREAGSGHDRLRMGYAWAALGRHTPAFQRRWAAEHPGTDLHLVRVNSATAGLAEGACDLSVVRRSVDDRRFDSAIVGLERRLCAVAADDPLARRRAVRLADLSGRTLLVDRRTGTTTTDLWPPDARPATEETHDVDDWLTMISTGRRIGVTAEATAHQYPRPGIVYRPVRDAEPIAVRLAWWRDDQPPAAQAVIELVTALYRGD; from the coding sequence ATGGATGTGGAGCTGAGGCAGTTGCGCTGCCTCGTCGCGATCGTCGACGAGGGCAGTTTCACCGACGCGGCCATCGCCCTCGGCGTCTCCCAGGCGGCGGTCTCCCGCTCGCTGGCCTCGCTCGAACGGAACCTGGGAGTACGGCTGTTGAGGCGGACCTCCCGCGAGGTGAGCCCCACGGGGACCGGGCTGCGCGTCCTGGCGCACGCCCGGCGGGTGCTCGCCGAAGTGGACGACCTGGTCCGGGAGGCCGGCTCCGGGCACGACCGGCTGCGGATGGGCTACGCCTGGGCGGCGCTCGGTCGGCACACCCCGGCCTTCCAGCGCCGCTGGGCCGCCGAGCACCCCGGGACCGATCTGCACCTCGTGCGCGTCAACTCGGCCACCGCCGGCCTCGCGGAGGGCGCCTGCGACCTGTCCGTCGTACGCCGTTCGGTGGACGACCGGCGGTTCGACTCCGCGATCGTCGGGCTGGAGCGGCGGCTGTGCGCCGTGGCCGCCGACGATCCGCTGGCCCGGCGCCGCGCGGTCCGGCTGGCCGACCTCAGCGGCCGTACCCTCCTCGTCGACCGCCGCACCGGCACCACGACCACCGACCTGTGGCCGCCCGACGCGCGTCCGGCGACCGAGGAGACGCACGACGTCGACGACTGGCTCACGATGATCTCCACCGGCCGCCGCATCGGCGTGACCGCCGAGGCCACCGCCCACCAGTACCCCCGCCCCGGCATCGTCTACCGGCCGGTACGGGACGCCGAACCGATCGCCGTACGGCTGGCCTGGTGGCGCGACGACCAGCCACCCGCCGCGCAGGCGGTGATCGAGCTGGTCACGGCGCTGTACCGGGGCGACTGA
- a CDS encoding DMT family transporter, which yields MRTRPAPAPAQAAQAAPATEASPTAPLTEHTEHAEHPEHTGGRLAGVATMIGSGLSTQTGAAIGSLAFPVLGAVGVVAVRQYVAALVLLAVGRPRLRSFTWRQWWPVVLLALVFGTMNLSLYSAMDRVGLGLAVTLEFLGPLTLALATSRRRGDVCCAVVAAAGVITLMRPQPSTDYLGMALGLLAAGCWASYILLNRTVGRRVPGAQGTAAAAGLSAVMFLPIGITVAVRHPPTAGALACAVAAGVLASAVPYLADLFTLRHVPPRVFGLFMSVNPVLAAVVGWVGLGQGLGGPEWAGIGAVVAANSLSILTSRN from the coding sequence ATGCGCACACGTCCCGCACCCGCGCCGGCCCAGGCGGCACAGGCGGCCCCGGCAACCGAGGCATCCCCGACGGCTCCGCTCACCGAGCACACCGAGCACGCCGAGCACCCCGAGCACACCGGCGGCCGTCTCGCAGGCGTGGCCACGATGATCGGCAGCGGTCTGTCCACCCAGACCGGTGCCGCGATCGGTTCTCTCGCCTTCCCCGTCCTCGGCGCCGTCGGCGTCGTCGCCGTACGCCAGTACGTCGCCGCGCTGGTGCTGCTGGCCGTCGGCAGGCCGAGGCTGCGTTCGTTCACCTGGCGCCAGTGGTGGCCGGTGGTCCTGCTGGCCCTGGTGTTCGGCACCATGAACCTCTCGCTGTACTCCGCGATGGACCGCGTCGGCCTGGGGCTGGCGGTGACCCTGGAGTTCCTCGGCCCGCTCACCCTCGCCCTGGCCACCTCGCGCCGCCGCGGGGACGTGTGCTGCGCGGTGGTCGCCGCGGCCGGTGTCATCACCCTGATGCGCCCGCAGCCCTCGACCGACTACCTCGGGATGGCCCTGGGCCTGTTGGCCGCCGGCTGCTGGGCGTCGTACATCCTGCTCAACCGCACGGTCGGCCGACGCGTCCCCGGAGCGCAGGGCACGGCCGCCGCGGCCGGCCTGTCCGCCGTGATGTTCCTGCCGATCGGCATCACGGTCGCCGTACGGCATCCGCCGACAGCCGGCGCCCTCGCCTGCGCGGTCGCGGCCGGTGTCCTCGCCTCAGCCGTGCCCTACCTCGCGGACCTGTTCACCCTGCGGCACGTGCCGCCCCGGGTCTTCGGCCTGTTCATGAGCGTCAACCCGGTCCTCGCGGCCGTGGTCGGCTGGGTCGGCCTGGGCCAGGGGCTGGGTGGGCCGGAGTGGGCGGGCATCGGCGCCGTCGTCGCCGCCAACTCGTTGAGCATCCTGACGTCGCGGAACTGA
- a CDS encoding TlrC/CarA/OleB/SrmB family ABC-F type ribosomal protection protein → MFTAQLSLQNVTRRYDDHIVLDDVSFSVKPGEKAGIIGDNGAGKSTLLRLIAGQDRPDNGELTVIAPGGVGHLAQSLALPPEASVQDAVDLALADLRDLEARMRRAEAGLKGLAGAELTAALDAYGQLVAQYEARAGYEADARVDIALHGLGLPGLARDRTLGTLSGGERSRLALAAVLASQPELLLLDEPTNDLDDQAVGWLEAHLRAHRGTVLAVTHDRVFLERVTTTILEVGEGKVTRYGDGYGGYLAAKAAERRRRLQEYEEWCAELARNQKLAATNVARLEAIPRKLPFAVFGQGGFRARGRGHGAMSRIRNAKERVERLTDHPVAPPPEPLVFAARMTTADGRTSQTAAELTGIRVGDRLHVPSLRVGGEERLLVTGPNGAGKTTLIRVLAGELRPDEGTVRTRGRVGHLRQEETPWPPRLTVPQAFAYGRGGDLDEHTDHLLSLGLFSPSDLRLKVSELSYGQRRRIELARLVSEPVDLLLLDEPTNHLSPALVEELEGALAGYRGAVVVVTHDRRMRTRFTGTHLELDAGQVAQLQEAVAS, encoded by the coding sequence ATGTTCACCGCACAGCTATCTCTTCAGAACGTCACCCGCCGCTACGACGACCACATCGTGCTGGACGACGTGTCCTTCAGCGTCAAGCCGGGCGAGAAGGCCGGCATCATCGGCGACAACGGGGCCGGGAAATCCACCCTGTTGCGGCTGATCGCCGGTCAGGACCGGCCCGACAACGGCGAACTGACCGTGATCGCGCCCGGCGGCGTCGGCCATCTCGCCCAGTCGCTCGCCCTTCCACCGGAGGCGAGCGTCCAGGACGCGGTGGACCTGGCCCTTGCCGACCTACGCGATCTCGAAGCGCGGATGCGCCGCGCCGAGGCCGGGCTCAAGGGCCTGGCGGGAGCGGAGCTCACCGCGGCGCTGGACGCCTACGGCCAGTTGGTCGCCCAGTACGAGGCGCGTGCCGGCTACGAGGCCGACGCCCGCGTGGACATCGCCCTGCACGGGCTCGGGCTGCCCGGCCTGGCACGGGACAGGACCCTGGGCACCCTGTCGGGCGGTGAGCGGTCTCGGCTGGCGCTGGCCGCGGTCCTGGCGTCCCAGCCGGAGCTGTTGCTGCTGGACGAGCCGACCAACGATCTGGACGACCAGGCGGTGGGCTGGCTGGAGGCCCACCTGCGGGCGCATCGCGGCACCGTGCTCGCGGTCACCCATGACCGGGTGTTCCTGGAACGGGTCACCACCACGATCCTGGAGGTCGGCGAAGGCAAGGTGACGCGGTACGGCGACGGCTACGGCGGCTACCTCGCCGCCAAGGCCGCCGAGCGGCGGCGCCGTCTGCAGGAGTACGAGGAGTGGTGCGCGGAGCTGGCCCGCAACCAGAAGTTGGCCGCCACGAACGTGGCACGCCTGGAGGCGATCCCGCGCAAGCTGCCGTTCGCCGTGTTCGGCCAAGGCGGCTTCCGCGCACGCGGCCGCGGCCACGGGGCGATGAGCCGCATCCGCAACGCGAAGGAGCGCGTCGAACGGCTCACCGACCACCCGGTCGCCCCGCCGCCCGAACCTCTGGTGTTCGCCGCCCGCATGACAACTGCCGACGGCCGGACGTCGCAGACCGCAGCGGAGCTCACCGGCATCCGTGTCGGGGACCGGCTGCACGTACCGTCACTGCGGGTCGGCGGCGAGGAGCGGCTGCTGGTCACCGGCCCCAACGGCGCGGGCAAGACGACGCTGATCCGGGTTCTGGCAGGTGAGCTGCGGCCCGATGAGGGGACGGTGCGCACGCGGGGCCGGGTCGGGCACCTGAGGCAGGAGGAGACTCCGTGGCCACCTCGCCTCACGGTCCCGCAGGCGTTCGCATACGGCCGCGGAGGCGACCTGGACGAGCACACCGACCACCTCCTGTCGCTCGGCCTGTTCAGCCCCTCCGACCTGCGCCTGAAGGTGAGCGAACTGTCCTATGGGCAACGGCGCCGGATCGAACTGGCCCGCCTGGTGAGCGAACCGGTCGACCTGCTGCTGCTCGACGAACCCACCAACCATCTCTCGCCGGCCCTGGTCGAGGAACTGGAGGGAGCTCTGGCCGGCTACCGAGGCGCGGTGGTCGTCGTCACCCACGACCGCCGGATGCGCACCCGCTTCACCGGCACGCACCTGGAACTGGACGCCGGCCAGGTCGCACAGCTGCAGGAGGCCGTAGCGAGCTGA
- a CDS encoding SAM-dependent methyltransferase, with product MPIERPLINSGVPHSARIWNYWLGGKDCYEIDRQVGDQIAGANPAILDIALAQRAFLVRTVEYLVGEAGIRQFLDVGTGLPTANNTHEVAQRLVPETRIVYVDHDPVVLAHAEALLTSTPEGATDYIDADLREPEAILEQAAKTLDFTQPVALILLGITAHVTDDTVYDIVGRLVDALPAGSYLVLCDDTEVLNPQQMREMIEQWNEASDNPRVNRSPEELARFFAGLELLEPGVVSVSRWRPSESGEQAPAEVDDFGGVARKP from the coding sequence ATGCCCATTGAACGCCCACTCATCAACAGCGGCGTGCCGCACTCCGCCCGGATCTGGAACTACTGGCTCGGCGGCAAGGACTGCTACGAGATCGACCGGCAGGTCGGCGACCAGATAGCCGGCGCCAACCCGGCCATCCTCGACATAGCCCTGGCGCAGCGGGCGTTCCTCGTCAGGACGGTGGAGTACCTCGTCGGTGAGGCCGGTATACGTCAGTTCCTCGACGTGGGTACCGGCCTGCCCACCGCGAACAACACCCACGAGGTCGCCCAGAGGCTGGTCCCCGAGACCCGGATCGTCTACGTCGATCACGACCCGGTCGTCCTGGCCCATGCCGAGGCACTGCTGACCAGCACGCCCGAAGGGGCCACGGACTACATCGACGCCGACCTGCGCGAACCCGAGGCCATCCTTGAACAGGCCGCCAAGACACTGGACTTCACCCAGCCGGTCGCGCTGATCCTGCTCGGCATCACCGCGCACGTCACCGACGACACCGTCTACGACATCGTCGGCCGCCTCGTGGACGCCCTGCCCGCCGGCAGCTACCTCGTGCTCTGCGACGACACCGAGGTGCTCAACCCGCAGCAGATGCGCGAGATGATCGAGCAGTGGAACGAGGCGAGCGACAACCCTCGCGTCAACCGCAGCCCGGAGGAACTCGCCCGGTTCTTCGCGGGCCTGGAGCTGCTGGAGCCCGGCGTGGTCTCCGTCTCCCGGTGGCGCCCCAGCGAGTCCGGTGAGCAAGCTCCCGCCGAGGTCGACGACTTCGGCGGTGTGGCGCGAAAGCCGTAG
- a CDS encoding phage tail sheath family protein: MPVNVTYPGVYVDEVKSSVKTITGVPTAVAAFVGHAPRGPADRPVHITGWADYEAVFGGLQANCPLSYAVYQFYLNGGSEAEIVRVVQGDAKTVRLPLGTSAARPARESARPSPSPSPAPAPAPAAGGEGGESSAGTGEAESSGEDKRKGRGGHESGGDAKGSSASGPSGTASANGPALLAASPGGWGRSLRARVDWETAEKKDTPEQQRKLFNLTVRDLETGAEERYLNVSVEPDSPRNLTHLLESSQLVRVEAPIEAVPKANALVDAGKDPFTLSPDSVPAGQPPYCYAPDETGGNQADKDERPGDPKQYKGDPAKKTGLHQLLKTDIFNILCLPDIHWLDQQVRPTGGSVQDLRNSALQLCVERRAILLVDPPSSWTDIQASGDSNATVVGTVVDKMTELELGDPGKNAAVYYPRVISPDPLLGGALRPFPPCGVMAGVLARTDVQRGVWKAPAGTDASLSGVSALEVPLTDLEIGRLNPVGVNCLRRVPAAGPVAWGARTLNGADRLASEWKYLPVRRLALFIEESLFRGTHWVVFEPNDEPLWASIRLNVGAFMNSLFRAGAFQGRTPQDAYLVKCDKDTNPQNDIDRGIVNIQVGFAPLKPAEFVIVHIQQLAGQIQV, encoded by the coding sequence ATGCCGGTGAACGTCACCTACCCGGGTGTCTACGTCGACGAGGTCAAGAGTTCCGTCAAGACGATCACGGGCGTGCCCACCGCCGTGGCCGCCTTCGTCGGTCACGCGCCCCGCGGCCCGGCCGACCGGCCCGTGCACATCACCGGCTGGGCCGACTACGAGGCCGTCTTCGGCGGCTTGCAGGCGAACTGCCCACTGAGCTACGCGGTCTACCAGTTCTATCTCAACGGCGGCAGCGAGGCCGAGATCGTCAGGGTGGTGCAGGGCGACGCGAAGACCGTCCGTCTGCCCCTCGGCACCAGTGCCGCCCGGCCCGCGAGGGAGTCCGCACGGCCCTCGCCCTCGCCCTCGCCCGCTCCCGCTCCCGCTCCCGCAGCGGGCGGTGAGGGCGGTGAGTCCTCCGCCGGCACCGGGGAGGCGGAATCCTCCGGCGAGGACAAGAGGAAGGGCCGGGGCGGGCACGAGTCCGGCGGTGACGCCAAGGGGTCCTCGGCCTCCGGACCGTCGGGGACGGCTTCCGCCAACGGCCCTGCCCTGCTCGCCGCCTCCCCGGGAGGGTGGGGGCGCAGCCTTCGCGCGCGCGTCGACTGGGAAACCGCCGAGAAGAAGGACACCCCGGAACAGCAGCGCAAGCTGTTCAATCTGACGGTCCGTGACCTGGAAACGGGCGCGGAGGAGCGCTACCTCAACGTCAGTGTCGAGCCGGACAGTCCGCGCAACCTCACGCACCTGCTGGAGTCCTCGCAGCTCGTGCGTGTCGAGGCCCCCATCGAGGCAGTTCCGAAAGCGAATGCGCTTGTGGACGCCGGAAAGGATCCCTTCACCCTCTCGCCGGACAGCGTGCCGGCCGGGCAGCCACCGTACTGCTATGCCCCCGACGAGACCGGAGGCAACCAGGCAGACAAGGATGAACGGCCCGGGGATCCAAAACAGTACAAGGGCGACCCGGCGAAGAAGACCGGCCTCCACCAGCTACTGAAGACGGACATCTTCAACATTCTGTGCCTGCCTGACATCCACTGGCTCGACCAGCAAGTACGGCCCACGGGTGGCAGCGTGCAGGACCTGCGCAACTCGGCCCTGCAGCTGTGCGTGGAGCGGCGCGCCATTCTGCTGGTCGACCCGCCGTCGTCGTGGACCGACATTCAGGCGAGCGGCGACTCCAACGCCACTGTGGTGGGCACCGTGGTGGACAAGATGACGGAGCTCGAGCTGGGCGACCCCGGCAAGAACGCGGCGGTCTACTACCCCCGAGTGATCTCGCCCGACCCCCTGCTCGGCGGTGCCCTCAGGCCCTTCCCGCCCTGCGGCGTGATGGCCGGCGTGCTCGCCCGGACCGACGTGCAGCGCGGGGTGTGGAAGGCACCGGCCGGTACTGATGCCTCACTGAGCGGTGTCAGTGCGCTCGAAGTGCCGCTGACCGATCTGGAGATCGGGCGGCTGAACCCGGTCGGCGTCAACTGCCTGCGGCGGGTGCCCGCGGCCGGTCCGGTCGCCTGGGGCGCGCGGACGCTGAACGGCGCCGACCGGCTCGCCAGCGAATGGAAGTACCTCCCGGTGCGCCGGTTGGCGCTCTTCATCGAGGAGAGCCTGTTCCGGGGCACGCACTGGGTGGTGTTCGAGCCGAACGACGAGCCGCTGTGGGCCTCGATCCGGCTGAACGTCGGCGCCTTCATGAACTCCCTCTTCCGAGCGGGCGCGTTCCAGGGCCGGACACCTCAGGACGCCTATCTCGTGAAGTGCGACAAGGACACCAACCCGCAGAACGACATCGATCGCGGCATCGTCAACATCCAGGTGGGCTTCGCCCCGCTCAAGCCCGCGGAGTTCGTGATCGTGCACATCCAGCAGCTCGCCGGCCAGATCCAGGTCTAG
- a CDS encoding phage tail protein, translating to MPEVKRRDPFKNFRFRVKFSGETAYIAGISKVSGLKRTTEVIRHRDGGDPGTSRKLPGRTEYEAITFERGCTVDTAFEEWANRVWSLRNSSGGLETSLKDFRRDLIIDVFDEGGQQVLSYSVHDCWVSEYQGLPELDAGSNGVAFEHIKVEHHGWVREHTNPPQEPQFSDTAG from the coding sequence ATGCCCGAAGTCAAGCGCCGGGACCCGTTCAAGAACTTCCGGTTCCGGGTGAAGTTCAGCGGCGAGACCGCCTACATCGCGGGAATCAGCAAGGTCAGTGGGCTCAAGCGCACCACCGAGGTCATCCGGCATCGCGACGGCGGGGACCCTGGCACCAGCCGCAAGCTTCCCGGCCGCACCGAGTACGAGGCCATCACCTTCGAACGCGGCTGCACCGTCGACACCGCCTTCGAGGAATGGGCCAACCGCGTCTGGAGCCTGAGGAACTCGTCGGGCGGGCTGGAGACTTCGCTGAAGGACTTCCGGCGCGATCTCATCATCGACGTCTTCGACGAGGGCGGCCAGCAGGTGCTCTCCTACTCCGTCCACGACTGCTGGGTCTCCGAGTACCAGGGACTGCCCGAACTGGACGCCGGTTCCAATGGCGTGGCTTTCGAGCACATCAAGGTGGAGCACCACGGTTGGGTGCGAGAGCACACCAACCCGCCGCAGGAACCGCAGTTCTCCGACACCGCGGGATGA